AGTGGAGTTCTTGGGTACCCCTTCAGAATCAGCACTGGTGCCCTTCACGAGTGATGGCAAAATTATACTGGTACAGAGACAGTCGCCGGCTTCGGGTGAGGATATCATAACAGTCCTCACCAGGGCTGCTATCGACGACCTTGACCCCGAACTTGTAGCTCTCCAAGCTCTCCATAAGCTCGACATCCCCGGCAGTCAAGAGGCGCTGCCTGTCCCTACGGGCACCACCAAGCACTGGAAGTACCTTGATTCAGAGACAAATCACTTTGCCGTAGACCTACCAATGACTACAGATGAGCTGCTTTCTAGGGCAAGCACCGAGGATTCTAAGACCAAGGCAATTGTCGCCCTGTCCGAACAAGAGTTCTTTGAGGCGGTCAATGCCGGCACTATAGATAATTTTGGCACTATAAATGCGGTTCAACTAGCTCTGGCCAAGAGACATGGCTTATTCGAGTCCCAAGACGAGGGGTTCGAAGGCGACCCAAGGATCCTTGAGATACTAAATGAGGATCTGGGCATAGTGCGTACAGAAATAGTCGAAACCGAGACAATATCTTGGTTCCCTCAGACTAAGATCCAAGGCGAGACAATCGTACAGTCCCACTCCGGCCAGGCGCAAGCGCTCGGTGTCATACATCAAGATGGTGTACCACAGTCATTTGTCATGCTTATCGAGCCATTCTTGGCTCAGGGCAAACGTTCGTTAGCCTTAGCATCAGGCTCTATTAAAGACGACGACGGCGCATACACGGCCGTGAGCGAGATGAAGGAAGAGACGGGCTACGACTCAACCAGCTCAAGACAACTTGTACCTCCTACCTTTTTAATGCCGCTATACATGCAAGGCCAAAGCGAAGTCTGGGAAGTTAGTATCACTGTCGCAGGCGAAAAGGTCGGTGGTGACGAGAAGGACTTTGAGCAAGGCGAAGGCGTTGTAATACCCATAGATCGAGTAGGCTGGTACATCAAGAATGGTTATATAACTGATGCTTCGACCATTGCAGCCATATTTGCCTACATGCGTGCAGCGGACCTTCGTCACATTGAATACACTAACTGATTCCTGTTGAAGCTGATAAGTAATTAGACGTAAATAAGTTTGAGGTGCTTATCGACGCTGCCTAACTATCCTCTGCAAGCGCACGCATGGTACGATGGCTGCATGAAGGCAACTTTGGGCCATGTGGGTATTAACCTCTCCAGTGAAGAAAAGTCTTTTCCGTTCTGGAAAGACCTAGTGATCTATTTGGGCCTTACTATCACTCCTGACGGCAATCACTTTGACGCTAGTGATGGCCATACATTCCTCTGTTTTTCGGTGACCAAACCAGGGTACCAGACCCCGGTCTTTCACCGAAAGCACACGGGGCTTAATCACGTAGCTTTTAAAGTGTCGTCCGCGGCTGCGGTGGATGAGTTTGCCAGAGAGTTTTTGCAACCACGCAACATAGCGACGCTGTATGGTGGTGCCAAAGAATATCCGTATACCAAGGGGTATTATGCAGTCTATTTTGAAGACCCCGACAGAATAAAAGTGGAGGTGGCTTACGAGGGTATATAAATGAGCGAGAAGGGTGCGGATCTGGCTACGCATCCCGAAACAGAGGTAAATTGGTGGCCTGCAGTGGGCAGACGGCTGGACGGTTTAGAGGAGGCGCGGCAACGTATGCAAGCCGCTGCAAGGGCCAAGGGTATAGCGCATAAGATAAAGCCAGAGCGGGAGCGGCCGGCCTTCAAGGCGTTGGTGGGTGCTCGGCAACTACAACAGGCACCACATCTGAGTCACCTTACGGGAGAGGAAATACGCACTTCTGACTTTGTTAGGCGGGCACTTCAGCGGGTGCAGCCGTTGGGCCTAGAAGTTGATGGCACGGAGCGGTTCTGCAGGATCTATACCCCAGAGCAAAAACTGGGCCCGAAGGGTACTGCCTACTTTAGCTATATTATGGCAAGTCTTCCTGACATTCAGCGGTATGATGGAACTTATCAGTTTGCCCTGGAGCGCAGCCAGTTGCGAGAAGAGCTGGGTCTGCCCTCAGAGGGGACGGCAACCGAACCGCTTGATTTCGAACTAGTGCTGGTAAAAGCCAAGGGTGAGCGTGCTTTCGAACTAGATGAAGAGGTCCTGCAGGCGAATATGGGTATGCTTATGACGTTGAGTGAAGTAACTATAGAGATGCTTCCGTATGGTGTACGGGAGTCACCACAAGGACAATAGCCGGTAGTGCGCTACTATAAGTGTCAGAAATGAAGGCATCTCCTGCTCGTAAACAAACCTCAGCGCCCCTAGGGGCTAGTCTGGTGTTGTTGTCCTCGGTGTTTTATGCCAGTTACGGTATCTGGGCTACCCTGATGGGCGATTTTTTTGGTAGCTTTACGGCTGCAGCGCTGCGCTGCATCTTGGTTCTGGGATGTTTGTTCGTGTTGGCGGCAATGCGCAAAGAATTGCAGAAGATTCACTGGCAGCGTGATTTTAGGTGGTTGATACTTATGCTAGCGTCATCTGTTTTGGTGTCTGGGCCGCTATACTATGCCATTTTGAAGGCAGGAGTGGGTATCAGCCTGGCGGTGTGCTATGTGGGCATTGTGATTGGTATGTTTGTCTTTGGATGGCTGTTTGCCAAGGAACGCTTTACAAAAGACAAGTTTGTGGCCACTCTTTTGGGGATTTTGGGGCTGGTTTTGGTGTTTTCGCCCAGCGTACAGCTGATAGGCTGGCTGGCCTTGACGGCAGCGCTGGTGAGCGGCTTGGCCACGGCAGCCAATATGGTGGCCACCAAAGAAGTGCCATACAACGGCTCGCAATCTGCCATTTTAGTATGGGGATCAGGAGTGATAGCCAATATCCCCATGGTTTTTATCCTGGGCGAACCCCGGCCAGTACTGGGCCTTCATGCCGAATGGGGTTATCTGGTACTGTTTGTGTTTGCATCGTTGATCGCTTCGTGGACGTTCATACGTGGGCTTAAGCTGATCGAGGCGGGAGCAGCTGGCATCCTTGGCCTGCTAGAGGTTGTGTTTGGGGTGTTGTTTGGGGCGGTGTTCTTCCACGAGCGGCCCGGGGGTGTGGTCTTGGCCGGTATCCTGAGTATTATTGTCGCGGCGGCCATACCCTATGTGCAACACTACAATGCCCAAAAAGGCACCCTAGGGGAGTCGTAGGATAAAAAATTACCCTCCTTATGATCATGCCACCAACGGTGGTGACACGAGCCTCTTGAGCTCATAAGGAGGGTTGTTCATCTTGACGACTAGGAGGTCTGGGGGTGCGCAGGCATGGCCGGGTGCCGGATGCGTTCGCGTAGCGGACGCAAGTGGTGGGTGAAGCCGACGGCCACCCAGAACAGGTGCAGCAGGATGCTGAGTTGCCACCAGGCGAGACCACGGCCAGCCACTGCCAGGGCGGCAATGCACAGCGCGAGGTTCATGACCAGGTAGGCCACCATCTCGATGTCCAGAGCGGCTGGGTACACCACGTCATGGACCAGGAAACCCCTGATAGCCATGAGGACGCCGCCAGCTGCCTGGATGCCCAGAACGGTCGGGACCAGACTGTTGTTCGGCGGCAGGTCGACCAGGTTGTAGGTCAGCGTGGCGCAGCCGATCATGGCGAGGCCGAGCAGACCAATCTGGTGATTCTTGCCGAACGGCAGGCCAGCTATGGACGAGGTCGACTTTCCGTCGTAGGGCTGCCACCGCCAGAACACCTTCTGGATGAAGGCGCGCTCCAGCAAGGTGCTGCCGACGACCAGCGCCACACCCAGCAAAGCTGCGGTACGTGCGCCGTGCTGCGGCCAGTCGGTGAACGCCAGGGTCACGAGGGCTGCGGCGGTCATAGCTGTGCCAACAACTCCTCTGCGGATAGCATGAGATCTCGGGGACACATCACTCCTCTTGGTCGGGAAAAGGTACTTCAGATGAATATTTATATAATAACATATTTAGTATTATTTTTCAATACCTCTCTGCCCACAATTACCTCTAGTGTTGCTTGAATTTATCTGGTGTAACGAGTACAATGCAAAACGCAAGTAAATTAGCAGACCACATATTTGTCAAGGTAAAAATCTCACCGTCTGTGGGATTTTTACTTTGAAAAGTAGACATCTGCTTTCAAATAGTAAAAATTTCCCTTGTCAGGGGTAAGTATAAGCGAGTAAACTGAGACAGAAGGTAAAAAATGAAACTAACAGAGATGGTACCGAACGTACCGGTTACCAAATTCAAACGGACAAAGATCCTAGTCACTATTGGCCCCTCCTGCAATAGCTACGAGGTTATTTATGACATGATCAAGGCGGGCGCCAATATTTTGCGCCTGAATTTCAGCCATGGCGAAAACGAAGAGCGCCTGCAGCAGATCAAATGGATACGCAAGGCTTCTCAGGAATATGGCAAGCCAGTTGCTATTCTTCAGGATTTGCAGGGGCCAAAGATTCGTCTGGGCGATTTCGACGGAATTATAAACGTGCAGACCGGTCAGAGTGTAGCCTTTAAATACAAGACAGACTACGAACAGACAGGGCTTATCCCTACCCAATACGATCTGAGCAAGAAGGTCAAGCGTGGCGAGCGGCTGTATTTGTATGACGGCAAAGTGCGCACAACAGTGACCAGCGTCAAGGACGGGATTGTCCACGCCCATGTTGAAAACGACGGTATATTGATCAAGCGCAAGGGGATAAACCTGCCAGACACAGACTTTGGCGGCGATATCATTACCGAGAAAGACAAAAAAGACGTTGTTTTTGGCTCTACTCAAGACTTTGACTATGTGGCTCTGAGTTTTGTACAGACGGCCGATGATATTCGGCAGCTCAAGAAAATGTTGCGTAATCTGGGCAGCAAAGCCAAGGTTATGACCAAGTTCGAAACCGGTGTGGCCGTGCAGCACATGGAAGAGATCGTGCAGGAATCTGACGCTATCTGTATTGCGCGCGGTGACCTGGCGGTAGAGGTACCACTAGAGTCAGTGCCGGTGATTCAGCGCCAATTGATCGAGCTGGGCAAGCGCTATGCAACCCCAACTATCATTGCCACCCAGATGATGTTGAGCATGGTAGACCAGCCAGAGCCCACCCGCGCAGAGGTATCAGATGTTGCTACCGGCGTCATATTGGGTGCCGACAGCCTGTGGCTGAGCGACGAGACAACCATTGGTAAATATCCGGTAGAGGCCGTCAAGGTCATGAAGCGGATCATCCTATATACTCAGGAAAATATCGAAGCCGGCAAGCCTCTGCCGTTCGAATCTGGTAGTAATCAGGAGGCTATTAGCGAGGCGGTGCTCAACCTGGCTAACATGGTAAACGCGACTGCAATCGTGGCCGAGACCAAGTCTGGTGCTACGGCTCTAGAGATCGCCTCTCGGCGACCAGCCCGTCCTATCATTGCTGTTACCTCTGACCCACGCGTAGCCCAGCAGATGGCCCTGATATATGGCACCAAAAGCTACGTCCGTCCCGACAGCAAGTATGCGGCCAGCAGGTTAACCGACTGGCTCGAAGAAAAGAAAGTACTGAAAAAGGGTGACGTGATTGTTACCGCTTCTGGTAAATATCCTGGCGTTGTTGGCACAACCGACACTATCAAAGTCCGCGTACTCGAATAAATACAAGTGTTGAGTTAACCGTAGAGCTGGCTGTGTGATCCAATCAGGGCAAAGATTACAATCGTGTCGTCTTTTACGTAATACAATGCCCGCAAGTCGCCTTGAATATCTATGCTTCGATACCCTATGTACTTGCCCTTGAGTGCATGGTCGCGCAATACCCTCGCCTGAGGATCTTTCTTGAAGAGTTCCAGACGTTCATAAAAGCGTTCCTGCTGACGTGGTTTGAGAAGTTTAAACTGTCCGCGGAAGGTTTTTGTAAAGTTAATCTGATGGTAGAGCATTTATAACCTTTTAAGATAATCTATGGCTTCTTCTGCTGTATCAAAAGGGCCTACTGTGTCACCGGCTTCAATTTCTTTCTGCGCCTGCTCTATGAGCTTCTCCATTTTAGGCGTCATGATCTCGACGGCGCTAAAGTGAATCTGGCCGGTCTCGGCGAGTTCCATCAAATAAGCATTCACTAAAGTGCTCAGGGGAATACCGAATGAGCCAGCTACTGCTTGAGCTCGCTTTTTTACCTGTTCATCAACCTTGACGTTAAGTATTGCTGTTTTCATATAAACAAAGTATATACGTTGTAAACAAAATGTCAAGCGTGAGATCATAGCACCATAAGTTATTTTGGGTTAGAATACCTAAAAAGCTATAGGTTTTAAGACTAGCTCTGAAAGGGTGGGAATGGGTTTCTGGAAAAAGACCGTTAAAGAATATGACTTACGTGGTAAGTCTGTTTTGGTGCGTGTGGACTATAACGTACCCATAAAAAACGGAAAAATTACAGACGACTATCGCATAGAAAAATCCCTGCCCACACTACAGTTTTTGCTAGAGCAAGATTGCAAGCTGATCCTGATATCGCACCTGGGTCGTCCCAAAGATGCGCATGACACAGACTGTTCGCTCAAGCCTTGTGCCGAACGTCTGGAAAAGCTACTGCATAAAAACGTTCAGTTTGTGTCTGACTGCGTGGGCGAAGCAGCCGAAAAAGCTGCCAAGGCGCTGCAGCCGGGCCAGGTTCTGCTGCTAGAGAATTTACGTTTTCACCCCGAAGAAGAAAAGAACGACGACGAATTTGCCAAAAAGCTGGCCAGCCTGGCCGAGGTGTTTGTGCAGGACGGCTTTGGGGTGGTGCACCGGGCGCATGCTTCTACCGAAGCAGTGGCACATCATCTGCCCAGTTTGGCCGGCCTGCTGCTAGAAAAAGAAGTAGATACCATTACTAATGCTATTGATAACCCCCAGCGCCCCTTGATGACCATCATCGGCGGCGCTAAAATATCCGACAAAATAGATATTCTGAACCGATTTATAGATATTGCCGACTTCGTAGCCGTTGGCGGTGCCATGGCCAACACTTTCCTGCTGGCCGAGGGCATCAAGATAGGCGAGAGCTTGGCCGAAAAAGACGAAGTGCCACTGGCCAAAGATATTATTGAAAAAGCCAAACAAAAGGCCAAGAATCAGCGTTTTGTGTTCTATATACCGCAAGATGGCGTTGTGTCTAAAGAATTGGATGGCAGCACCCAGACACGCATAGTAGACTGGGATGCTCACGTGATTGCCCAGGTGGAAAATTACCCTAAACGACCCGGCCGCGAGACGGGCGAGGTAGCCGCCGACGAATCTATCCTGGATATTGGTCCGTTTTCTGGGGCCTTTATTGCTGGGGGCATTCAGATGGCCGGCACGGTTATCTGGAACGGCGCCATGGGTGTCACCGAAACCAAGGGTAAACAGGGGCCGGTGGGGCCATTTGCTCATGGCACCGAAACAGTTGTAGAGGCCTTGCTGGGTGAATTTGGCACCAAGCCCTTCACGGTACTGGGCGGTGGTGACACCGTTGGGTTTATAGAAGATCGCAAGCTGACAGACTCTTTCAATCATGTATCTACCGGAGGGGGTGCTAGCCTGGAACTGATGAGTGGCAAATCTTTGCCCGGTGTAGAAGTCCTCTGGAACAAAGATTAGTCATGAGACAAACCTTGCGGTTTTTCTCATCGCGCGGCGCGGCGAAGTAAATTCGCCCGCTCCGGCTGCTCTTTTCCCTTGCATAATAATGGTACAATAGGCAGCAAAGCATAAGTAGAAAAGAAATAATGGCTACCACAAGTAAACGCACATTAATCGTCGGCAATTGGAAGATGCATCAGAACGCCAGCCAGGCGAGCTTGTTGCTGCACCGACTGCACGAGCGTATCAAGATCTACCGTGACGTAGAGGTAGTATTGGCACCCAGTATGCTGGTACTGCAACCTTTGAGTGTGCAGATAGACCGTCGTAAATTTCGTTTGGCTGCCCAAAACGCCTACCACAAAGACGAGGGGGCTTTTACCGGCGAGGTCAGCTTTACGATGCTACGCGACCTTGCTCATTATGCGATTGTCGGGCACTCTGACCGGCGGTATAAGTTTGGCGAAGACCTAGATATGATCCGCGACAAAGTAGCCGCTGCCGTGCGTAATGACATCATGCCCATCTTGTGCGTGGGCGAGACAGCACGCGAAAAGGCCGAGGGCGATGGCTTGCAAGTGCTACACGATCAAGTGATTTCGGGACTCAGCAACGTCACCTCCCGTGAGGTTGGCGATATTGTTATCGCCTACGAACCCGTGTGGGCACTGAGCACCGGGTCTGATTACATGCATCATGAAATACCCAAGCCCGATGGTATTGCCAAAGCTGTAGTAGCTATCCGCAAAAATGTGGCCGAGCTGTATGGCAAAAAGGCGGCTGAAAGAATTCGAGTGTTGTACGGTGGCAGCGCTAATGCCTCGACCGCTGGTGGCCTTTTGTCCATCGAGGGAGTAGACGGGCTGTTGGTTGGTGGTGCCAGCCTGAATTATCACCAGTTTTCTGGCATTGTAGACGCGGCGTATCGTCGCCGACACGGGACTGGAGAAATTAGTGCCAGCTGAAAAAGGGAAAGCAGCCAAACCTAAAAAAACGGTTGCCAAAGTTATGGACGTTTCTAAGCCAGGCAAGTCAACGCCAGCGGCTACATCCAAGCCGGTTATTGTAGGCCACAAAATGATGAAAGACCCAATGGTCAGCAAGTCTAGCGCCGAAACCGAGGAAAAGCCAGAGGCTCCGGGTGCGCCACTTCCCCACAGCGGCAAAGTTATAAAGCCGATTACCATCACCGAGGACGGTGAGCTCCAGCAGTCACCCAAAACTAAAGACCCAGAGCTTACGGTAGGCGACGCCATGGCAGCTGTAGTAAAACAGCCAGAAGATACAGAGCCCGTTGCCGAACCAGAGACTCCGGCCGCAGAAGAGCCAACCGAACCCGAAACACCTCCACCTGCTGAAGAGGTCGAACCCGAAACTCCCCCTGTTCCAGAAAAAGAAACCCCGGCTGCAGAACCTGACACCGCGGCAGAAGAGCCGCTGGGCAGTGACGATACAGCAGTTGTAGACGCCGTTGCAGACCAGGCGATTGGCAAAAAGAAGCAGACGTCCGAAGAATCTGAAGAAGAAAAACAAAAGCGCGAAAACATAGAAAAGCTGATTGCTGAAAAGAAATACTTTGTACCCACGGGGCAGGTCACCAAAAAGCGCCACACACAGTGGGCCGTGATATTCCTGCTTTTGCTGGTGACGGTAATTGCGGTGTTGGCGGCCATAGATGCCGAAGTGTTAGATATAGGCGTGAAGTTGCCGTTTGATCTTGTAAAGCTATAGGATGGTAGTCATGAAACTAAAACAATCACAAGCAGGCTTTTCAGTGCCTCATCTGTTGCTGGGGTTAGTGGCCGTGGCCATCGTTGGTTTTGCTGGCTGGCGAGTGTACGAGGCACGCAAAGAAGCCAACCAATCTTATGACAACGCCGCGAATGCAAACGAAGTAACCAAGCAAGATGCCAAAAAGAAGGAAGAACCCAAGAAAGAAGCATACAAAGTTCCAGACGGCTTTACGGTGTATGAGAACAAAGAGTATGGCTTCTTCATGGCATATCCTCAGAAGTGGGGGCAGTTATCTCCGACCGCAGACGTGTCGTTGGTATTTGTAAGCACACCTGCAGCGTATGATGAGAAGCTTGCAAGCGGGGCAAGGGTTGGTAGTAATTTGTATGTGCGTATAGAGAAAAAAGCAGGTTTCAAGGTGGGTGCTTACAAATACGGACCCTTCATAAGCCCGGAAAAGAGCGGGAACGACATTGTCTGGCGAGTCGTAGAAAAGGATTCTGGCGTAGAAAAGTACAAAGTAGGCGACGTCTATCCGCTAAAATCTGCCCAAAACAAAAGGGGTACAAAAGTATATGACCTCTCATTCTTTGACGAAGGCTACCATACCGGTTGGCTACTTGAGACCTCGAAGGCTTTTGTACACCTATACACGCCTTCCGTAGGAATGGAGGACATGAGCGTGCCTACTGCTGCTGACAAAAAAGAGTTTACAGAGCTCACCGAAAAAGTCTTTAATTCGTTTATGGTTCAGTAATCACAACAGTTTTTGCCTCTGTTAGTTGGTACAATTAGCTGATGTCTGAAGATCTTTTGGTGGGACTGAATTCTGAACAACAGCGGGCGGTAGAAAGCACCGATGGTCCGTTGCTGATTTTGGCCGGTGCTGGCAGTGGCAAGACCAAGACACTAACCCACCGCATTGCTTACCTGATCTCTACTGGCAAAGCTACGCCCTACAACATTCTGGCCGTGACCTTTACTAACAAGGCGGCCAAAGAAATGCGCGAGCGAGTGGCAAGGTTGTTGGGCCAGAGTTCTGACAACCGCAGCTTTATGCCCTATATGGGAACCTTTCACAGCATTTGTGTGCGCTTGTTGCGGCAGGACGGCGAGCATGCCGGCATACCCAAAAACTTTGTCATCTTTGACGAGAGCGACCGCCAAAGCGCAGTCAAGCAGGCTAGCAAAACAGCCATGATAGACGAGAAAAGCTTTTCGCCCAAAACCATCAGCAGCATAATTTCTGGTGCCAAGAACGAACTGATCTCGCCACAAGATTACGTGGACGTGGCCAGTGGTCCCATGCAGCGGGCGGCTGCTCAGGTTTTTCCGCTGTACCAAAAAATCCTAAAGGACAATAATGCCCTGGATTTTGACGACCTGATATCTCGCACCGTTAACTTGCTGCAAACCCAAAAACAGATCCGTGACAAATGGCGAGAGCAATTTCGCTACGTCATGATAGACGAATACCAAGACACCAATGCGGCGCAGTACAAGCTGGTCAAACTATTGACAAATGATAATAAAAATATTGCAGTAGTCGGTGACGACTGGCAGTCGATCTATAGCTGGCGCGGTGCAGACTTCCGCAACATCCTGAACTTTGAGCGGGATTATCCAAAAACTATCATCATCAAACTAGAGCAAAACTATCGCAGCACCCAGGCTATCCTGGAGGCCGCCCATAAAGTTATCACCAAGAACCAACAGCGCTCGGACAAAAAGCTGTGGACGGACAGCGGCCGCGGGCATGAGGTAAGTGTGCTGCAGGTGGCCAACGAGCGGGCCGAAGGCGAAGCGCTGGCCCGACGCGTCCAAAATGCAGTAGACGCCAAGTTCCGTGCCTACAAAGACTTTGCTATTTTGTACCGCACCAACGCTCAGTCCCGAGCTATCGAAGAAACATTTATTCGCTACGGTGTGCCATACCGAATCGTCGGTGGGGTACGGTTCTATGACCGCAAAGAAATCAAAGACATCATGGCGTATTTACGGCTGATTTATCAGCCAGAAGACCGTGTC
This Verrucomicrobiia bacterium DNA region includes the following protein-coding sequences:
- a CDS encoding DMT family transporter, encoding MKASPARKQTSAPLGASLVLLSSVFYASYGIWATLMGDFFGSFTAAALRCILVLGCLFVLAAMRKELQKIHWQRDFRWLILMLASSVLVSGPLYYAILKAGVGISLAVCYVGIVIGMFVFGWLFAKERFTKDKFVATLLGILGLVLVFSPSVQLIGWLALTAALVSGLATAANMVATKEVPYNGSQSAILVWGSGVIANIPMVFILGEPRPVLGLHAEWGYLVLFVFASLIASWTFIRGLKLIEAGAAGILGLLEVVFGVLFGAVFFHERPGGVVLAGILSIIVAAAIPYVQHYNAQKGTLGES
- the pyk gene encoding pyruvate kinase, which gives rise to MKLTEMVPNVPVTKFKRTKILVTIGPSCNSYEVIYDMIKAGANILRLNFSHGENEERLQQIKWIRKASQEYGKPVAILQDLQGPKIRLGDFDGIINVQTGQSVAFKYKTDYEQTGLIPTQYDLSKKVKRGERLYLYDGKVRTTVTSVKDGIVHAHVENDGILIKRKGINLPDTDFGGDIITEKDKKDVVFGSTQDFDYVALSFVQTADDIRQLKKMLRNLGSKAKVMTKFETGVAVQHMEEIVQESDAICIARGDLAVEVPLESVPVIQRQLIELGKRYATPTIIATQMMLSMVDQPEPTRAEVSDVATGVILGADSLWLSDETTIGKYPVEAVKVMKRIILYTQENIEAGKPLPFESGSNQEAISEAVLNLANMVNATAIVAETKSGATALEIASRRPARPIIAVTSDPRVAQQMALIYGTKSYVRPDSKYAASRLTDWLEEKKVLKKGDVIVTASGKYPGVVGTTDTIKVRVLE
- a CDS encoding type II toxin-antitoxin system RelE/ParE family toxin, coding for MLYHQINFTKTFRGQFKLLKPRQQERFYERLELFKKDPQARVLRDHALKGKYIGYRSIDIQGDLRALYYVKDDTIVIFALIGSHSQLYG
- a CDS encoding type II toxin-antitoxin system RelB/DinJ family antitoxin, translating into MKTAILNVKVDEQVKKRAQAVAGSFGIPLSTLVNAYLMELAETGQIHFSAVEIMTPKMEKLIEQAQKEIEAGDTVGPFDTAEEAIDYLKRL
- a CDS encoding phosphoglycerate kinase; its protein translation is MGFWKKTVKEYDLRGKSVLVRVDYNVPIKNGKITDDYRIEKSLPTLQFLLEQDCKLILISHLGRPKDAHDTDCSLKPCAERLEKLLHKNVQFVSDCVGEAAEKAAKALQPGQVLLLENLRFHPEEEKNDDEFAKKLASLAEVFVQDGFGVVHRAHASTEAVAHHLPSLAGLLLEKEVDTITNAIDNPQRPLMTIIGGAKISDKIDILNRFIDIADFVAVGGAMANTFLLAEGIKIGESLAEKDEVPLAKDIIEKAKQKAKNQRFVFYIPQDGVVSKELDGSTQTRIVDWDAHVIAQVENYPKRPGRETGEVAADESILDIGPFSGAFIAGGIQMAGTVIWNGAMGVTETKGKQGPVGPFAHGTETVVEALLGEFGTKPFTVLGGGDTVGFIEDRKLTDSFNHVSTGGGASLELMSGKSLPGVEVLWNKD
- the tpiA gene encoding triose-phosphate isomerase gives rise to the protein MATTSKRTLIVGNWKMHQNASQASLLLHRLHERIKIYRDVEVVLAPSMLVLQPLSVQIDRRKFRLAAQNAYHKDEGAFTGEVSFTMLRDLAHYAIVGHSDRRYKFGEDLDMIRDKVAAAVRNDIMPILCVGETAREKAEGDGLQVLHDQVISGLSNVTSREVGDIVIAYEPVWALSTGSDYMHHEIPKPDGIAKAVVAIRKNVAELYGKKAAERIRVLYGGSANASTAGGLLSIEGVDGLLVGGASLNYHQFSGIVDAAYRRRHGTGEISAS
- a CDS encoding UvrD-helicase domain-containing protein — translated: MSEDLLVGLNSEQQRAVESTDGPLLILAGAGSGKTKTLTHRIAYLISTGKATPYNILAVTFTNKAAKEMRERVARLLGQSSDNRSFMPYMGTFHSICVRLLRQDGEHAGIPKNFVIFDESDRQSAVKQASKTAMIDEKSFSPKTISSIISGAKNELISPQDYVDVASGPMQRAAAQVFPLYQKILKDNNALDFDDLISRTVNLLQTQKQIRDKWREQFRYVMIDEYQDTNAAQYKLVKLLTNDNKNIAVVGDDWQSIYSWRGADFRNILNFERDYPKTIIIKLEQNYRSTQAILEAAHKVITKNQQRSDKKLWTDSGRGHEVSVLQVANERAEGEALARRVQNAVDAKFRAYKDFAILYRTNAQSRAIEETFIRYGVPYRIVGGVRFYDRKEIKDIMAYLRLIYQPEDRVSFERVVNVPTRGIGTKSVQNFFEWKTVNELSLQQALEHIRDHPNLTSKAKKGLLELGEMLNALRDIAADVPLPALLDSLLRRLDYFAYLDDGTPQGESRAENVRELVGVTQSYQDLGLDGFLEEMALISDLDSAEFSNNAVTLMTIHSAKGLEFPVVFMIGMEETVFPHSRALYEQNEMEEERRLCYVAMTRAREELYLSYATSRMLYGGMQHNPPSRFLSEFDASFQTDSVSLGGQAWQNTYEQESYDDLPTTVIDEPHYVPDLNEGDAVKHDVFGQGTVMEVDGDNVVIYFKGKGAKKLNVAFAPLQKI